The segment GACCGACCCTCACTCCTGATTTGACGCCATCGATTTACGATCGATTGGTCGACGCCTGTTTCGAAATGGAGCCTGACAGCCGCTCGATGAGCGTGCGCGGCTTCGTGCTGGGCATCTGTCGCGACCTCGAAGATCTGCTGAACACCTCCGCGTCTCGCCCGGCCGACGAAGTCGAAGCTCCGGCCGTTCGCGATTCGGTCTATTGCTACGGCGTTCCCGAATTGACGCTGCACGACGGCGCTACGCGAGCTGACATGCTCGCCCTGGCCGCCGATATCGAAAACACGATTCGTC is part of the Blastopirellula sediminis genome and harbors:
- the tssE gene encoding type VI secretion system baseplate subunit TssE — its product is MPRPTLTPDLTPSIYDRLVDACFEMEPDSRSMSVRGFVLGICRDLEDLLNTSASRPADEVEAPAVRDSVYCYGVPELTLHDGATRADMLALAADIENTIRRFEPRLDTVRVNLDVEKRSMWNRISFAIEGTSKALPNARIRVEAALNPTNRRIEVTPNES